One Sulfurimonas sp. HSL-3221 genomic window, TTACCGGCGAAACCCTTGAGAGCATCGAACAGGCCCTTCAGACCAGCATCCTTCCGCTTTTGCAGGGGCGTCCTTTCGAACTGCAGGCACTGCTGCATACCGTCGCCACTTCCTTGCCGGGCAACAGCAGTGCCAAGGCGGCGGTCGACATGGCACTCCATATGCTGGCGGCGCAGTGCGTGGATCTCCCCCTTTACCGCTACCTCGGCGCGAAAGAAGCAACGCCCGTCACCACTGCCGTGACCGTCAGCCTCGATACACCCGAAACGATGCGGAGCAAAGCCACCGAACTTTTCGCGTGCGGATACGACATTCTTAAAGTCAAAGTCGGCGGGGGGGACGGATTGGACGCGCAGCGCATTAGGGGGATCGCCGATGCCCTCCCCGGGGCGCAGCTGCTCGTCGATGCGAACCAGGCCTGGAACCTGCAGGAGAGCCTCGCTTTCATCGATGCGTGTGCCGATCTGCCCCTCGCCCTGATCGAACAGCCCGTGCCCGCACCGGAGCTTGAAGCGCTCCGGCAGATCACCGCCCTCTCCCCCTTTCCCATCCTGGCCGACGAAGCCGTTTTCGACGCCGAGGATGCCCGGCGCGTACTCGATGCCGGTGCGGCAGACCTCATCAATATCAAGCTGATGAAATGCGGCGGTCTCGCCGGTGCCCTCGCCATCCTGGACGTCTGCCAGACCTACGGGGCCCAATGCATGCTCGGCTCAATGCTCGAAGGTCCCGTCTCCATCACCGCAGCGCTCCACCTCGCCACGGCCTACCCCGACCGTTTCGCCTGGATCGACCTCGACAGTCCCCTGCTCTACCGCACCCTGCCCTCCGATCTGCCTTTCAGCGTCCACGGAAACTGCTATCGTCTATAGCCCGCTTCCACCCTCTTTTATCATATCTCTCCATTTTCAATAATCCATATCAATTTCAATATTTTTTTGTCAAAATGAACATTTTCTACAGCAACTTTTCATTTTTTTCTGTTTTTAAGTTTTATCAAAATATTTCGATCTATACTTTGGAATATTTGAATGAAAATATTTAAAAAATAACAGTTTTGTTATCAACTCTATTCGAGGTTCGAAATTATGACAAGCAGTAAATCCATACGTTTGTTTGTCGCTGCTGCCACGACCTTTGTGCTTTTCTCCCATGATGGTCATGCGGCGTGTGAAGATCAAAATAATCTCAATCAGTGCAACCGGACCGGGTATTGTGCCTGGGATACGGATGCTGGGGTCTGTAGAACCGGCATGCAGGAGGACCTCTGTTACGATACGCCGGTGACGGAGTGTTCTTTACATGCTGTCGTCGGCAGCGTACT contains:
- a CDS encoding dipeptide epimerase translates to MTISSTRVYRASIPLATPFVTALRRVEDVTFVVLELHMDNGARAYGSAPATKAITGETLESIEQALQTSILPLLQGRPFELQALLHTVATSLPGNSSAKAAVDMALHMLAAQCVDLPLYRYLGAKEATPVTTAVTVSLDTPETMRSKATELFACGYDILKVKVGGGDGLDAQRIRGIADALPGAQLLVDANQAWNLQESLAFIDACADLPLALIEQPVPAPELEALRQITALSPFPILADEAVFDAEDARRVLDAGAADLINIKLMKCGGLAGALAILDVCQTYGAQCMLGSMLEGPVSITAALHLATAYPDRFAWIDLDSPLLYRTLPSDLPFSVHGNCYRL